One genomic window of Microbacterium sp. BH-3-3-3 includes the following:
- a CDS encoding AAA family ATPase: protein MKLHRLELEGFGPFLDTQAVDFDAFADDGIFLITGRTGAGKSSVLDGVCYALYGGVPRYDGAERRLRSDHCTPDDPTRVTLEFSADGERWRITRSPEFERPKRRGGGTTKEPHRALLEVQTPQGWTGVAARPVDVATRLDEIVGLSQQQFLQVILLAQNRFARFLLAKNDERLTLLRTLFGTRSFEQYTADLDERRKRAQVRLAAEGIEVSTLLDEAERLAAELDGGAPDSEVTSSSGDSPASDDAPRAVADRLAFVVRAVERAAYLVDTLARDRESADAGFDAALTAEREAATLHERQRDRVRVRRELATLEAQSDAVERARDEAAAAAAAEALRATVDAAERAATAVTAAEKRHGTALDRARAVGEGDAGTDDALAARDDELTALLAQAEAARVAEQQLVDADAAVAQATARVQTLERERDALVDGRREVPDLLQTLDERLTTLQGAPDRRQAALAARDEARRRLDAAHQASRLLEQRDQADLSSLVRADDLQRAVDAWTTLLRRRLAGAAAELAHELVDGEPCSVCGSREHPAPAVGGDASVTDEQIAAAEDRKNAAVDADRLASDAARIARDDHALAAARAGGDSVATLTDRLATAETVLASALADVADLEHLQAERARAVEIDVAIAARIESLTADLATARQDAALAQQRGDALRDDVRRARGDFATVTERQNDLRSHRTAVRDLLTARADLVAARAAHLDARTTLDDLVADTSFDDIDAVVGALRPAADRRRLDALVAEHATAIASARQRLFYLELALVDASDEPLDLAPFTAAVRQARESVQQAAAAHAEARTLADRLRGLAQRADAGHSAIAELAEEHAVVARLADTLAGRAPNTRRMTLETFVLAAELEEIVVAANLRLEQMSSGRYRLQHTDALAARGAASGLGLEIMDAFTGQCRPPHSLSGGETFLTSLALALGLAEVVTARAGGIRLDTLFIDEGFGSLDDDTLDLAMRTLDELRQGGRTVGVISHVASMRDQLPAQLQVTATPRGPSVISQDAALLPA, encoded by the coding sequence ATGAAGCTCCACCGGCTCGAACTCGAGGGTTTCGGCCCGTTCCTCGACACGCAGGCGGTCGACTTCGACGCTTTCGCCGACGACGGCATCTTCCTCATCACGGGGCGCACGGGGGCGGGCAAGTCGAGCGTGCTCGACGGCGTCTGCTACGCCCTGTACGGGGGCGTTCCCCGCTACGACGGAGCGGAACGGCGCCTGCGCAGCGACCACTGCACCCCCGACGACCCGACGCGCGTCACGCTCGAGTTCAGCGCCGACGGCGAGAGATGGCGCATCACCCGCTCGCCCGAGTTCGAGCGGCCCAAGCGTCGTGGCGGCGGCACCACCAAAGAGCCGCACCGCGCCCTTCTCGAGGTGCAGACCCCGCAGGGCTGGACCGGCGTCGCGGCCCGCCCCGTCGACGTGGCGACCCGCCTCGACGAGATCGTGGGGCTGAGTCAGCAGCAGTTCCTCCAGGTCATCCTGCTGGCGCAGAACCGTTTCGCTCGATTCCTCCTGGCCAAGAACGACGAGCGACTGACGCTGCTGCGCACCCTGTTCGGCACGCGTTCGTTCGAGCAGTACACCGCAGATCTCGACGAACGTCGCAAGCGCGCCCAGGTGCGCCTCGCCGCCGAGGGGATCGAGGTCTCGACCCTCCTCGACGAGGCCGAGCGTCTGGCGGCGGAACTCGACGGCGGTGCCCCCGACTCCGAGGTCACGTCGTCGTCCGGCGATTCCCCGGCGTCCGACGACGCCCCCCGCGCCGTCGCCGACAGGCTGGCGTTCGTCGTCCGCGCCGTCGAGAGGGCCGCCTACCTCGTCGATACCCTCGCCCGAGATCGAGAGTCGGCCGATGCGGGTTTCGATGCGGCTCTCACGGCGGAACGCGAGGCCGCGACGCTGCACGAGCGTCAGCGCGACCGCGTGCGCGTGCGCCGGGAGCTCGCCACCCTCGAGGCGCAGAGCGACGCGGTCGAGCGCGCGCGCGACGAAGCGGCCGCGGCGGCCGCGGCCGAGGCGCTCCGGGCGACGGTCGACGCCGCGGAGCGGGCCGCGACCGCGGTGACCGCCGCAGAGAAGCGTCACGGGACAGCCCTCGACCGTGCGCGCGCCGTGGGGGAAGGCGACGCCGGAACCGACGATGCCCTCGCCGCACGAGACGATGAGCTGACCGCACTGCTCGCCCAGGCCGAGGCCGCGCGTGTCGCCGAGCAGCAACTGGTCGACGCCGACGCCGCGGTCGCACAGGCCACCGCGCGCGTGCAGACGCTCGAGCGGGAGCGCGACGCCCTCGTCGACGGGCGCCGCGAGGTGCCCGATCTGCTCCAGACGCTCGACGAGCGCCTCACCACCCTCCAGGGCGCCCCCGACCGGCGACAGGCCGCGCTGGCAGCTCGCGACGAGGCTCGACGTCGGCTGGATGCCGCTCACCAGGCGTCGCGACTGCTCGAACAGCGCGACCAGGCCGACCTCTCCTCTCTCGTCCGCGCCGACGATCTGCAGCGCGCGGTCGACGCGTGGACGACGCTGCTGCGGCGTCGCCTGGCGGGCGCCGCCGCAGAACTCGCCCACGAGCTCGTCGACGGAGAACCGTGCTCCGTCTGCGGCTCCCGAGAGCACCCGGCCCCCGCCGTGGGCGGCGACGCCTCGGTCACCGACGAGCAGATCGCCGCCGCCGAAGATCGCAAGAACGCCGCGGTCGACGCCGACCGGCTCGCCTCCGACGCCGCCCGGATCGCCCGCGACGACCACGCTCTCGCCGCCGCTCGGGCGGGAGGAGACAGCGTCGCGACCCTGACCGACCGCCTCGCCACGGCCGAGACCGTGCTCGCGAGCGCTCTCGCCGACGTCGCCGACCTCGAGCATCTTCAGGCGGAGCGGGCGCGTGCCGTCGAGATCGACGTCGCCATCGCGGCGCGGATCGAGAGCCTGACGGCCGACCTCGCCACGGCGCGGCAGGATGCCGCCCTCGCGCAGCAGCGAGGCGACGCCCTGCGCGACGACGTGCGTCGCGCGCGCGGCGACTTCGCGACCGTCACCGAGCGACAGAACGACCTGCGGTCGCATCGGACGGCGGTGCGCGACCTGCTGACCGCGCGCGCCGATCTGGTCGCCGCGCGGGCCGCGCACCTCGACGCCCGGACGACCCTCGACGACCTCGTGGCCGACACCTCGTTCGACGACATCGACGCGGTCGTCGGCGCCCTGCGGCCCGCCGCCGACCGCCGACGTCTCGACGCGCTCGTCGCCGAGCACGCGACGGCGATCGCGTCCGCCCGTCAGCGCCTGTTCTACCTGGAACTGGCGCTCGTCGACGCGAGCGACGAGCCGCTCGATCTCGCGCCGTTCACCGCCGCCGTGCGGCAGGCGCGCGAGTCCGTGCAGCAGGCCGCCGCCGCGCACGCCGAGGCGCGGACTCTCGCTGACCGTCTGCGAGGCCTCGCCCAGCGCGCCGATGCCGGACACTCGGCCATCGCGGAGCTGGCCGAAGAGCACGCGGTCGTCGCCCGTCTGGCGGACACCCTCGCCGGGCGCGCCCCGAACACCCGCCGCATGACGCTCGAGACCTTCGTGCTGGCCGCCGAGCTCGAAGAGATCGTCGTGGCCGCCAACCTGCGTCTCGAGCAGATGTCGTCGGGCCGCTACCGACTCCAGCACACCGACGCGCTCGCGGCCCGCGGGGCCGCCAGCGGGCTCGGGCTCGAGATCATGGACGCCTTCACCGGCCAGTGCCGTCCGCCGCACTCGCTCTCGGGCGGTGAGACCTTCCTGACGTCGCTCGCTTTGGCCCTCGGGCTCGCAGAGGTGGTCACGGCCCGGGCGGGGGGCATCCGGCTCGACACCCTCTTCATCGACGAAGGCTTCGGCTCGCTCGACGACGACACCCTCGATCTCGCCATGCGCACCCTCGACGAGCTGCGGCAAGGCGGCCGTACCGTGGGCGTCATCAGCCACGTGGCGTCGATGAGAGACCAGTTGCCCGCGCAGTTGCAGGTGACCGCGACACCGAGGGGACCGAGCGTCATCTCCCAGGATGCCGCCCTGCTCCCCGCCTAG
- a CDS encoding MFS transporter has protein sequence MSDQPPAPSGSAHPPTRDIVLSSKHRWRAYWVAVAVAALTILDLTKVNVALPSIEAALNAGPTELQLVVSGYILTFGLVLVPAGRLGDLRSRRVLFLVGLSLFLVTSLACALAPNTGVLLVARLLQGVAAGIQMPQVLGLVQQLFQGKERGRAFGLFGATIGIATAFGPTLGGLLIALGGETDGWRLIFWINIPLVAIVIALAAWLLPDTRTKSRRKLDLDPVGVLLFALTILALMWPFLFTTGAPGDDPRRWWLLVVSVVFAAGFVFWERRYADRGGMPLMPFSIFGLSSYRNGVLISTAYFAAIPAMFLLGTLFLQGGLGLEPVFAGMVTIGFAVASAWSSWIGGNLVTRLGRPLVVWGILGMVATAAGLVLVALFTAPEWTPWAMAGVMVVGGFAGGLVISPNQTLTLADIPVTSGGVAGSVGQLGQRIGTAVGTAIALALFYATVYREQDTADMTVVYHDAYASGMITVGVFLGIALIVGVGDLAGRARSGSQTP, from the coding sequence ATGTCTGATCAGCCCCCTGCCCCCTCGGGCTCCGCCCATCCCCCCACGCGCGATATCGTCCTGTCGTCGAAGCATCGCTGGCGTGCCTATTGGGTCGCCGTGGCGGTCGCCGCGCTCACGATCCTCGACCTCACCAAGGTGAACGTCGCCCTGCCCTCGATCGAGGCGGCGTTGAACGCCGGGCCGACCGAGTTGCAGCTCGTGGTGTCGGGCTACATCCTCACCTTCGGTCTCGTGCTGGTGCCCGCCGGTCGTCTCGGAGACCTGCGCTCCCGGCGCGTGCTGTTCCTCGTCGGCCTGTCGCTGTTCCTCGTCACGAGCCTGGCGTGCGCCCTCGCCCCCAACACCGGAGTGCTGCTGGTCGCTCGTCTGCTACAGGGGGTGGCCGCCGGCATCCAGATGCCGCAGGTCCTCGGGCTGGTGCAGCAGCTGTTCCAGGGCAAAGAACGCGGTCGCGCCTTCGGACTGTTCGGGGCCACCATCGGCATCGCCACCGCGTTCGGTCCCACGCTCGGCGGTCTGCTCATCGCCCTGGGAGGCGAGACCGACGGCTGGCGTCTGATCTTCTGGATCAACATCCCGCTGGTCGCGATCGTCATCGCCCTGGCCGCGTGGCTGCTGCCCGACACCCGCACCAAGTCGCGTCGCAAGCTCGACCTCGATCCCGTCGGCGTGCTGCTGTTCGCTCTCACGATCCTGGCCCTCATGTGGCCGTTCCTCTTCACCACGGGTGCGCCCGGCGATGATCCCCGCCGCTGGTGGCTGCTCGTGGTGTCGGTCGTCTTCGCCGCCGGCTTCGTGTTCTGGGAGCGCCGGTACGCGGATCGGGGCGGGATGCCGCTCATGCCGTTCTCGATCTTCGGTCTGTCGTCGTATCGGAACGGTGTGCTGATCTCGACCGCGTACTTCGCTGCGATCCCCGCGATGTTCCTGCTCGGCACCCTTTTCCTGCAGGGCGGGCTGGGACTCGAACCCGTGTTCGCGGGCATGGTGACGATCGGGTTCGCGGTCGCATCGGCGTGGAGCTCGTGGATCGGCGGCAATCTGGTCACGCGTCTGGGGCGCCCGCTGGTGGTGTGGGGCATCCTGGGTATGGTCGCCACGGCCGCCGGTCTCGTGCTGGTCGCGTTGTTCACCGCACCCGAGTGGACGCCGTGGGCGATGGCCGGGGTGATGGTCGTCGGCGGGTTCGCCGGCGGTCTGGTGATCTCGCCCAATCAGACCCTCACGCTCGCCGACATTCCCGTCACCAGCGGGGGTGTCGCGGGCTCGGTGGGTCAGTTGGGACAACGCATCGGCACCGCCGTGGGCACGGCCATCGCGCTCGCACTTTTCTACGCGACGGTCTATCGCGAGCAGGACACCGCCGACATGACGGTGGTCTACCACGACGCCTACGCGTCCGGCATGATCACCGTGGGCGTCTTCCTGGGTATCGCGCTGATCGTGGGCGTCGGCGATCTGGCGGGTCGGGCTCGCTCGGGGTCTCAGACCCCGTAG
- a CDS encoding nucleoside phosphorylase, which translates to MKLLVAAHVSELVAFEEDIPGFTRLLTGVGKIPAAYALTRALCEGDYDEIVVVGTAGAIDDDVEGGIYEIAGAIQHDVKGLDGTFGEHVSLPTRVDTGAEGLVIATGDHFVDDAEAVRLIRGLGARLVDMESYALIWVAQQFDVPIRILRAVSDRAQDGATELWDVVVERCSHELRAKVGELYGV; encoded by the coding sequence GTGAAGCTCCTCGTCGCCGCCCATGTGTCCGAACTCGTCGCCTTCGAGGAGGACATCCCCGGCTTCACCCGGCTGCTGACGGGCGTGGGGAAGATCCCCGCGGCCTACGCCCTCACACGCGCCCTTTGCGAGGGCGACTACGACGAGATCGTCGTCGTCGGCACGGCGGGGGCGATCGACGATGACGTTGAGGGGGGCATCTACGAGATCGCCGGAGCCATCCAGCACGACGTGAAGGGGCTCGACGGGACGTTCGGCGAGCACGTGTCACTGCCGACGCGGGTGGACACCGGCGCCGAAGGGCTCGTCATCGCCACCGGCGACCACTTCGTCGACGACGCCGAGGCGGTTCGGCTCATTCGCGGCCTCGGAGCGCGGCTGGTCGACATGGAGTCGTACGCGCTCATCTGGGTCGCGCAGCAGTTCGACGTGCCGATCCGCATCCTGCGGGCCGTCTCGGACCGCGCGCAAGACGGCGCGACCGAACTGTGGGATGTCGTCGTCGAGCGCTGCAGCCACGAGCTGCGCGCGAAAGTCGGCGAGCTCTACGGGGTCTGA
- a CDS encoding aldo/keto reductase — translation MTRLGRSDLDILPLSLGGNVFGWTADHDTSFAVLDAFHAGGGNFIDTADGYSAWVPGNSGGESETLIGEWLASRKPSNVVVATKVSTHPDFRGLSAANVRAAAEASLQRLGVDTIDLYYAHFDDAETPLEETVAAFGDLVSDGLVRHVAVSNYTAERIREWVSLAEASGVALPVAIQPHYNLVHRTDVERDIVPVAEQYGMSLVPYFALASGFLTGKYRTADATGDSPRAEGAAKLATPAGLALIDALEEVGHAHGASIATTALAWLRAQPAVAAPIASASKVEQVADLLASARLELSADELAHLSRASDAAQD, via the coding sequence ATGACGCGCCTTGGACGCAGCGACCTCGACATCCTCCCCCTCTCGCTCGGCGGGAACGTCTTCGGTTGGACCGCCGACCACGACACCTCGTTCGCCGTACTGGACGCCTTCCATGCCGGGGGCGGGAACTTCATCGACACGGCTGACGGCTACAGCGCGTGGGTCCCGGGCAACTCCGGCGGAGAGAGCGAGACGTTGATCGGCGAGTGGCTCGCGTCACGCAAGCCGTCGAACGTCGTCGTCGCGACGAAGGTGAGCACCCACCCCGACTTCCGCGGCCTGTCGGCGGCGAACGTGCGCGCGGCGGCCGAAGCCTCGCTGCAGCGCCTGGGTGTCGACACCATCGACCTGTACTACGCCCACTTCGACGACGCCGAGACCCCGCTCGAAGAGACCGTGGCCGCCTTCGGCGACCTCGTGTCCGACGGTCTCGTGCGCCACGTGGCCGTGTCGAACTACACCGCCGAGCGCATCCGCGAATGGGTCTCTCTGGCCGAGGCCTCGGGCGTCGCCCTGCCCGTCGCCATCCAGCCGCACTACAACCTCGTGCACCGCACCGACGTCGAGCGCGACATCGTGCCGGTCGCCGAGCAGTACGGCATGTCACTCGTGCCGTATTTCGCCCTGGCCAGTGGCTTCCTGACCGGCAAGTACCGGACGGCGGATGCCACGGGCGACTCGCCCCGTGCCGAGGGCGCCGCGAAACTCGCCACCCCCGCCGGCCTCGCGCTGATCGACGCGCTCGAGGAAGTCGGACACGCCCACGGCGCTTCCATCGCGACGACCGCGCTGGCGTGGCTGCGCGCGCAGCCCGCGGTGGCCGCCCCGATCGCCAGCGCGTCGAAGGTCGAGCAGGTCGCCGATCTGCTCGCGAGCGCGCGCCTCGAGCTCAGCGCCGACGAGCTCGCCCACCTGTCGCGGGCGTCGGACGCCGCGCAGGACTGA
- a CDS encoding DUF427 domain-containing protein, translated as MARPVPDPVRPGQESVWDYPRPPRVETVRKRVQIDFGGVRIVDTDDVVRVLETSHPPVYYLPIAAFGEALTLGEGASFCEYKGGARYFDVHGGGGAVAARAAWNYPNPMPGYEMLADRVAVYAGPLDRVVLGGETVQPQPGGFYGGWVTKDLAGPFKGVPGSMGW; from the coding sequence ATGGCGCGCCCCGTTCCCGATCCCGTCCGCCCCGGCCAGGAGTCCGTGTGGGACTACCCCCGCCCGCCTCGCGTCGAGACCGTGCGAAAGCGCGTGCAGATCGACTTCGGCGGGGTGCGCATCGTCGACACCGATGACGTCGTCCGCGTGCTCGAGACGAGCCACCCGCCCGTCTACTACCTGCCGATCGCCGCCTTCGGTGAGGCGTTGACCCTGGGCGAGGGCGCGTCGTTCTGTGAGTACAAGGGCGGAGCGCGCTACTTCGACGTGCACGGTGGTGGGGGAGCGGTGGCCGCACGCGCGGCGTGGAACTATCCGAACCCCATGCCGGGGTACGAGATGCTGGCTGACCGCGTGGCCGTCTACGCCGGGCCGTTGGACCGCGTGGTGCTGGGCGGAGAGACGGTGCAGCCGCAACCCGGGGGCTTCTACGGCGGGTGGGTGACGAAGGACCTCGCCGGCCCGTTCAAGGGTGTTCCGGGGTCGATGGGCTGGTGA